A stretch of Paenibacillus mucilaginosus 3016 DNA encodes these proteins:
- a CDS encoding ABC transporter substrate-binding protein, with translation MRKHILVLLSVILTVSLTGCASLSRPDASVRKQETVTLRVAWWGNPHRNELTAGVIEKYIQQNPHVEIEYEYSGFNEYWKKMAPLAAGNALPDVMQMDISYLRQYGSLNLLEDLTPYTQNGLIDTAHISERHLSGGRLDGRLFGFNLGVNALNGLYDPEVFRANGIAEPPPGWTWSDFDAMGEQLKGKGVYLGTAFTPEQFFSYYLRQHGSSLFAEDGTRLGYEDDRLFIDYFGRMQRMARDKLIYSPDIWTSDINNLASDPFNQGQALLGWGYSNQFIDMARIYGKPLKIVPMPGPHTDKGLFLKPGMFFSITKSSKHKEEAARFISYFVNDLEANKLMKGDRGVPVSSKVIEGMLPHLEPELAQVFEYLAWVEKNSAPMDPPDPLGSSEVTKVLRDLYDQLLFDRVTPETAAAEFRRKANGILSMNRSMEQGRP, from the coding sequence GTGAGAAAGCACATCTTGGTACTATTATCGGTCATTCTGACAGTATCCCTGACAGGGTGTGCCTCATTAAGCAGACCCGACGCTTCCGTAAGGAAGCAAGAAACCGTCACCCTGAGGGTCGCTTGGTGGGGGAATCCGCATCGCAATGAATTGACCGCTGGGGTCATTGAGAAGTATATACAGCAGAATCCGCATGTGGAGATCGAGTACGAGTACTCCGGCTTTAACGAATACTGGAAGAAGATGGCCCCTCTGGCAGCAGGCAATGCGCTTCCCGATGTCATGCAGATGGATATCTCGTACCTCCGTCAGTACGGGTCCCTGAATCTCCTCGAAGATCTGACCCCATACACCCAGAATGGACTGATCGACACGGCCCATATCAGCGAACGCCATCTGTCCGGGGGGAGATTGGACGGCAGGCTCTTCGGCTTCAATCTGGGCGTGAACGCATTGAACGGCCTCTACGACCCGGAAGTGTTCCGAGCGAACGGCATAGCGGAGCCTCCGCCCGGGTGGACCTGGTCAGACTTTGACGCGATGGGCGAGCAGCTGAAGGGAAAAGGGGTCTATCTCGGCACCGCGTTCACGCCGGAGCAGTTCTTCTCCTATTATCTGAGACAGCATGGCTCCTCTCTGTTCGCCGAAGACGGCACCCGGCTGGGCTATGAGGATGACCGGCTGTTCATCGACTACTTCGGCCGGATGCAGCGCATGGCGAGGGATAAGCTCATCTATTCGCCCGATATTTGGACCTCCGACATCAACAACCTGGCGTCGGACCCGTTCAATCAAGGGCAGGCCCTGCTTGGCTGGGGGTATTCGAACCAGTTTATCGATATGGCACGGATCTACGGCAAACCGCTCAAGATCGTTCCGATGCCGGGACCCCATACGGACAAAGGACTGTTCCTGAAGCCGGGGATGTTCTTCTCCATTACGAAGAGCTCGAAGCACAAAGAGGAAGCGGCCCGGTTCATCAGCTACTTCGTTAACGATCTGGAGGCCAATAAGCTGATGAAGGGGGACCGCGGCGTACCGGTTTCCTCGAAAGTGATCGAGGGTATGCTGCCGCACCTCGAGCCGGAGCTTGCGCAGGTGTTCGAGTACTTGGCCTGGGTGGAGAAGAACAGCGCCCCGATGGACCCCCCGGACCCGCTCGGCTCCTCGGAAGTGACCAAGGTGCTGCGGGACCTGTACGACCAGCTGCTGTTCGACCGGGTGACACCGGAGACGGCCGCAGCGGAATTCCGGCGGAAGGCGAACGGGATCCTGTCCATGAATCGGTCCATGGAGCAGGGCCGTCCGTAA
- a CDS encoding alpha-keto acid decarboxylase family protein, with amino-acid sequence MIAAVNVTEFCTVGDYLIYRMKEVGIEHIFGVPGDFNLHFLDQIEASGEVSWVGNCNELNAAYSADGYARIRGIGALVTTFGVGELSALNGIAGAYAEHVPVIQITGAPSTSASVQGKRIHHTLGDGDYTHFSSMYKEVTVAQTSLTADNAPEEIDRVLAACWLQKRPVYIYLPSDVCYQSVPCPKGPLSLPRFSSDPGRLQSFLTLAAEALNNASFPVILADYEVSRYHLTDALRSFVNHSGYPAASLSMGKGVIDENHPQFIGVYSGKISDPYVSSMIDSADCILSIGVRLNDVVTGGFTHNLPPEKMIELHPSCAQIGQVDYPDVVMSDVLEQLIPRIRRRSMEQANLLSLQARQSPRIEILSPHGSGRISQERFWGMISEFLQPRDVVLADTGTALFGAISIPFPAKASFVAQPLWASIGYSLPALLGTQMAAPDRRNVLLIGDGAFQISAQELSTLLAQRLKPVIFLINNDGYTIERLVHPIDNPYNDIQPWNYDLLPHVFGEFGSFISLRVTDEIQLAEALEKAELSDRLVFIEVVMDRTDAPELLRSFGNILTSGSPVKPLPVS; translated from the coding sequence ATGATTGCAGCGGTAAACGTGACGGAATTCTGCACGGTGGGAGACTATTTGATTTATCGCATGAAAGAGGTAGGGATCGAGCACATTTTCGGGGTTCCCGGGGACTTCAACCTCCACTTCCTGGATCAGATCGAAGCATCCGGGGAAGTATCCTGGGTCGGCAACTGTAATGAATTGAATGCTGCATACTCAGCGGACGGCTATGCGCGGATCCGCGGCATCGGAGCACTCGTGACCACGTTCGGGGTCGGGGAGCTCAGCGCGTTGAACGGCATAGCCGGTGCTTACGCCGAACACGTGCCCGTCATCCAGATTACGGGAGCCCCTTCCACCTCGGCTTCCGTGCAGGGGAAACGGATCCATCACACGCTCGGTGACGGGGATTATACCCATTTTTCGTCCATGTACAAAGAAGTGACCGTCGCACAAACCTCATTGACCGCCGATAATGCACCCGAGGAAATCGACCGCGTTCTCGCCGCTTGCTGGCTGCAGAAGCGTCCGGTCTACATTTATCTTCCATCGGATGTTTGTTATCAATCCGTCCCGTGCCCGAAGGGTCCTTTGAGCCTTCCGCGATTTTCAAGCGACCCCGGTCGTCTGCAGTCTTTTCTTACCTTGGCCGCTGAAGCTTTGAACAATGCGTCCTTTCCGGTCATTCTTGCCGACTATGAAGTCTCCCGGTATCATCTGACGGACGCGCTGCGGTCCTTCGTCAACCATTCCGGTTATCCGGCTGCATCCTTAAGTATGGGCAAAGGCGTGATCGATGAGAATCACCCGCAATTTATCGGAGTGTATTCGGGCAAGATAAGTGACCCCTATGTAAGCAGCATGATAGACAGCGCGGACTGCATCCTCAGTATCGGTGTGAGACTGAACGATGTGGTGACCGGCGGATTCACGCACAACCTTCCCCCGGAAAAAATGATTGAGCTCCATCCCTCCTGTGCCCAGATCGGTCAGGTGGATTATCCGGACGTCGTCATGAGCGATGTGCTGGAGCAGCTCATTCCCCGAATTCGCAGGCGCTCCATGGAACAGGCAAACCTTCTGTCCCTCCAGGCACGTCAATCCCCCCGAATCGAAATTCTCTCTCCCCATGGATCCGGCAGGATCAGCCAAGAAAGGTTCTGGGGGATGATCAGCGAATTTCTTCAGCCCCGCGATGTGGTCCTGGCAGACACAGGAACCGCCTTGTTCGGCGCGATCTCCATTCCCTTCCCTGCGAAGGCCTCCTTCGTCGCCCAACCCTTATGGGCTTCCATCGGGTACTCCCTGCCGGCCTTGCTTGGGACACAAATGGCGGCACCCGACAGACGCAATGTACTGCTGATCGGCGACGGCGCGTTTCAGATCTCGGCACAGGAATTGTCCACCCTCCTGGCGCAGCGCCTGAAGCCCGTCATTTTCCTGATCAACAATGACGGTTATACGATTGAGCGGCTTGTACACCCTATCGACAATCCGTACAATGATATTCAGCCTTGGAACTATGATCTGCTCCCGCATGTATTCGGCGAGTTCGGCAGCTTCATCAGCCTGCGGGTGACCGATGAGATCCAATTGGCCGAAGCCCTGGAGAAAGCGGAGCTTTCGGACCGCCTGGTGTTCATCGAAGTCGTCATGGATCGGACGGACGCCCCGGAGCTGCTGAGATCCTTCGGAAACATCCTCACTTCCGGAAGCCCGGTGAAGCCGCTCCCTGTATCGTGA
- a CDS encoding DedA family protein, with product MKQWITEFMSDFGYLGVFALIALESVFPPIPSELILTLSGFMTTTAGLSIWGVILSATAGSLAGALCLYAAGRRMSPARMESFVTRYGRLLRLKREDIRRAQSWFEAYGAWAVGIGRLVPLLRSLISIPAGSTSMKLSSFVLFTVLGSLIWNSVLVYAGAAVGASWENIAGVLDTYSHVVYAGIAVGVIFFLWRLARRRSREEAGE from the coding sequence ATGAAACAATGGATCACAGAGTTCATGAGTGACTTCGGGTACCTGGGTGTCTTTGCGCTCATCGCCCTGGAGAGCGTGTTTCCTCCCATCCCGTCTGAGCTCATTCTAACCCTGAGCGGGTTTATGACCACCACTGCGGGCCTGAGCATCTGGGGGGTCATTCTGTCCGCTACCGCCGGTTCACTGGCCGGGGCCCTCTGCCTGTATGCTGCCGGCAGACGGATGTCACCCGCTCGGATGGAATCGTTCGTTACCCGTTACGGGAGATTACTGCGCTTGAAACGGGAGGATATCCGGAGAGCCCAATCGTGGTTCGAGGCCTATGGAGCATGGGCGGTCGGGATCGGACGTCTGGTTCCCTTACTCCGCAGCCTGATCTCGATTCCTGCGGGCAGTACCTCCATGAAGCTGTCTTCCTTTGTTTTGTTTACCGTGCTGGGGTCGCTGATCTGGAATTCCGTCCTGGTGTATGCGGGTGCGGCCGTCGGAGCCTCTTGGGAGAACATAGCGGGGGTCCTGGACACGTATTCCCATGTCGTCTATGCAGGTATAGCGGTCGGGGTGATCTTCTTTTTATGGCGGCTCGCCAGAAGACGCAGCCGGGAAGAAGCAGGGGAATGA